Sequence from the Syntrophorhabdaceae bacterium genome:
GCGGCTCCCGGGGATTTATCTTTATGTAACCGTATCCTGTCTCCGGCTTCACGGGCTTAATACCGAATGTCACAATATGACCCATTTGCGCTATATGTTCAGACAACCTGAGATAGTCTGTAAACTCATCAACCGGTTCTATTATATGATCGGAAGGAGAGATGAACATTACTTCGTCTTCGCCGGACCCCACCTTCTCGAGACAATACTTCGCTGCAAGGGCTATGGCAGGCGCAGTGTTTCTACCCACCGGCTCAAGGATAATATGTTTCAGCCACTCAAGTTGTGATCGTACAAAAAATTCATAATCTTTGCTGGTGATAACAATAATGTCTTCAGGGTTAACGGCATGCAAAAATCTCTCGGCTGTATTCACCAAAAGGGATTTGTCGCCCTGAAGCTTCAAGAATTGTTTGGGATAATTCTTTCTGCTTAAAGGCCACAATCTGGTGCCGCTGCCACCGGCAAGAATTATTATTTTCATATCATTTCAATTCCGGATTGTGCCATATCGATCGAGGTATACTTTAAAATACCAGGAATCTGGCTTATCGATTTTGTTGCGTTTATTGACATATGCGAGAAAGGTGGTAACTCGAGAAAAGTGAGATTCGATAGATATCAGTTGTTAAAGGTTACTTCTTGCCGGCATTCAAAGTCTTCGAAACGGGTGTGGGCTCTGCGAGAGACAAGGCATTTAAAAGCTTTTCTTCCTCACGCCCACTCTCTTCGTTCGTTCGAGACGCTGAGATCACAGAGAGAACCGTATGATTTTTTGTCCCGTGAAATGAGATTTATTTTTCAACGGGACAAACCCGCATACCCTTGCGGGTTAAGTTTGCTCTTGCACCGCCAGGTGCTGAGAGTGCGGACTCCATTGACGGTTTATCACAATGGAGGACATAGTTAATATATCTGCTTTTATCTGTGTACATCTGTGGTTGAAAATTGTCTTTATATCTTCTACTCCAAAATCTTCTTTTTCTTTTCTGCCGTTGTGCATTCGAGTTGCGGGACCTGGTCATAGTCGTTGAACCTGAGCGAGGCACGGACGCGCTTGAGGAGATCGCTGCGAACGAGGGCGGCGGACGTATCCCGCAGGTGCTTGCAGAGATAGTACGTGAAGGCGCCGTTGTATGCCTTGTTGATGTAAGCATCGGCGGACGTCTGGTTTTCACGGCAGCCCGCAAAGAGTACATGGGAAACAGGATTCATTTTCCCTTTCAGTAATCTGCGAACAGGCAGGTCCTCCTCCTCGCGGCAGAGGATGTCGACGGGCGGCGGTAAATACCGCTGTTTCACGGTCACGCCGCCGGGGACCTCTTCTTCGGCGATGCGCATCTCTCTCGTGGCAGTACCGGAATGGCAGCTATCGAGGAATACCTCAAGGTTTACGCCCCTGGGGATCTTTGAAAAGACCTTGCCGAGTTCGTCATCGACAATGTACGTGCCGTCCCAGTCCATGTCGTGAGGGCAGATGATCTCGTCGAGGTGATCCTTCAGCTCATCACCGTCACGGTCCCTGATCTGCGAGCCATGGCCCGAGTAGTGGAAGACGAGGCGGTCTCCGGGCTTCGCGCCTTTTACAAGCCATTCGAGTCTCGTCATGATGTTCGCCTTTGTAGCGCGCTCATCCGTGACGACCCGGATCTGCTTGACCGTGAACCCGAAATATGTGAGCAGGATGTGGCGGATGTTCGTAACGTCGTTGACGCAGCCCTGGAGATTGCTTCCCGGTAATTTGTACCTGTTGATACCGACTAACAATGCTTTATTCATAATAACCCCCTGAATGCGTATATGCGGTAATGGGTGAATGCGTTAATGCGATAATGCGGGAATGTGTCTGTAATTTTATAGATCCTTTCAACAAGATCTATACTTTTCTGCCATATATCTAGATCTTTGTGAGTATTGAACCCCATATTCGCATCCCCTCATCTTCTCTTATACCCACATGGTTTTAAAAAAACTTAAGCGGAATAACCCTGGCCATGGCTTTAAAATCATTGTCGTTATGAAGAAGGAGCAGATTGTGTTCGAGGACGGTCTCAGCAATAAGGCAGTCTATTGTGCTCCTTATGGTAATCCCTTTCTTGCGGCACTCCATGTAAAGCTTGGCGGCATTGATAAATGAATCAACCGGATCTTTCAGATCATAGAAACGCTGGGTCGACAGGTACTCCCTGAGAAGAGAAAATTCTTTCTCAGATGCTGCCCCCTGGAGAACCTCC
This genomic interval carries:
- a CDS encoding mannose-1-phosphate guanylyltransferase, translated to MKIIILAGGSGTRLWPLSRKNYPKQFLKLQGDKSLLVNTAERFLHAVNPEDIIVITSKDYEFFVRSQLEWLKHIILEPVGRNTAPAIALAAKYCLEKVGSGEDEVMFISPSDHIIEPVDEFTDYLRLSEHIAQMGHIVTFGIKPVKPETGYGYIKINPREPLAGAPSAYKVEQFVEKPDLETAKEYLADGSYYWNSGMFAFTIKAIKEELLRFEPDIGKMANLGFEEMKGSFGNMPSISVDHAVMERSRHLTVVPMGLAWNDIGSWD
- a CDS encoding caspase family protein, producing the protein MNKALLVGINRYKLPGSNLQGCVNDVTNIRHILLTYFGFTVKQIRVVTDERATKANIMTRLEWLVKGAKPGDRLVFHYSGHGSQIRDRDGDELKDHLDEIICPHDMDWDGTYIVDDELGKVFSKIPRGVNLEVFLDSCHSGTATREMRIAEEEVPGGVTVKQRYLPPPVDILCREEEDLPVRRLLKGKMNPVSHVLFAGCRENQTSADAYINKAYNGAFTYYLCKHLRDTSAALVRSDLLKRVRASLRFNDYDQVPQLECTTAEKKKKILE
- a CDS encoding PIN domain-containing protein; translation: LFRSDTSVLIDFFKGVKTVGSKKFEMILQQEIPFGINSFILQEVLQGAASEKEFSLLREYLSTQRFYDLKDPVDSFINAAKLYMECRKKGITIRSTIDCLIAETVLEHNLLLLHNDNDFKAMARVIPLKFF